The Synergistaceae bacterium sequence TTTTCAGAAGCATCTCCTTCTGGTCGCCCATGACGTTGGCGGTCAGCGCGATGATCGGCAGGTTGAGAAAGCGGGGATCGTTCCGGCCCAGTTCTCGGATGGCGGCGGTAGTCTCGACTCCATCCATATCCGGCATCATGTGGTCCATAAACACCAGGTCGTAGCGGTTGCGCCTGACGAGCTCCAGAGCCTCCCGCCCGCTGCCGCATGTCTCCACCCGCGCGCCATAATGAGCCACCAGCTCTTTGGCGACCTTCAGGTTGCTGGGAGAGTCGTCGACGATGAGCACCTCCGCGTCCGGTATGGCGAAACGGGTTTGGGGCTCATGAGACTCGCTGCCCGGCTTCTCGAAATACCCGGCGAAAGCGTCGGCCACCGACAGGGAATAAGCCGGAAGCAAAACACAGTTGTTCTCGTCGAAGGCGAAGGCCGCCTCCAGTTTCGTCATGACGATCAGGGGAAGGACTCTGTCGCGCCCGGCCATGGCCTCGAAGCAGTCCGAAGCGCGGCGCGAGGAGACGAAAATGTAATCCCACTCGTCGTGTTCCAGCTTCTCCAGAAACTCCTCCCAGGTCTCCGGATTGTGAGGCCTCACGCCCAAGTCCTCCAGGGCGCGCAGAATCGAGCGCTCGTAAAAGGACTGATCCTCGTGAACCAAAACGCGCAGCCGCCGAGGGTGGGGCACGACGGCGGCTCTTTCCCCGCTTTTGAACCCCTGAACGACCCTTGCCGTGAACACGGAGCCCTGACCGTAATCGCTTTGCACGGTGACGCTGCCTCCCATGAGCTCGCAGTAAGTGCGCACGATGGACAGGCCCAGTCCCGTCCCCTCCACGTGCTGTCTGCGTTCGTCATTCAGGCGGGAAAAATCGACGAAGATTTTCTCCACGTCCTCTTTTTTGATGCCTATCCCCGTGTCGCTCACGATAAAAATGAGCTCCAGACTGTCGTTATCCAGAATTTTTTTCCTTACCTCCAGGGACACGGAGCCGCTCGGGGTGTATTTTACGGCGTTGTTCAACAGGTTGAACAGGATCTGGCGCAGGTAAATTTTGTCGCCCACCAGCCGCGCCGGAATGTTCGGGTCCACGCAAACAAAGAAATCCAGCGGGCTGTCCACGAGGCGAATGCGGCTCATCCTCACCACGTCCTTGATCACAGAGGCGAAGGAGTATTCCGCGGGGTTCAGTTTGAGGACGCCGGACTCTATTTTCGAGAAGTCCAGGATTTCGTCGATGATGCCCAGAAGGGAGCTGCCGGACTGGTGGATGATGGAGATATATTCCCGGAAGTCGCTGGAGAGGTCCTTGCGCAGGAGAAGTTCGGACATTCCCATTATGGAGTTCATGGGCGTGCGGATTTCGTGGCTGATTCTCGCCAGGAAGGTGGACTTGCCCCTGTTTTCCTCGTCGGACCGCTGCTTGTCGACGCTGAGGCGAATGAGGAGATAGCTCAGGATCGACATGAAAAGGAGCCCCAGAAGCGTCAGAGTCGCGCCCATGAGGTAGACGTCCCGGTAGTAGCTCTGCACGGGCGTCGCGATGCCCAGATACCAGCCGTTGGCGGTGCGCCTGAAGAAAGTGACGACGTTGGCGCCCTCGGTGTTCTGCACCTGTCCGGAGGACAGTTCTTCGTCCTGCATACTCCGGGCGAAGTCGGCGTGGGAGGCGCTGAGGTTCCCGTAGGTCTTTCCCTCGTATCCCTTATCCGGGTAGGCGATGACCCGCAGGTCCTGCCCCAGGAGCACGCCGTACCCGCCGCTGGTGAGCCGGAGCGACCGAACATAGTCGGCCATTTCGTTCACGTCGACGTCCAGCACCACAATTCCGACGATCTCGCCCCCGGAGTTCTTCAGGTTTTTGGAGGCCGACAGGACGTACCTGCCCGTCCGGATGTCCACGTAGGGGAAGGTGAAAGCCACCCTGTTCTCCGTCTTCGCCTCCGCGCCCATAGCCGCCAGGTACCAGGGGCGCTCCTCGGGTTTGAAGCCCTCGGGCGGGGTCCAGTTGTAACCGTTGAAAAACTCTCCCTTCACCATCCCGTAAATCCCCAAAAAGCCCGCGATTCCCGACTGCGGGTCGGAGAAGCCCTGCGTCATGTTCGTGGCGTATTTCTGTATCTGATCGATG is a genomic window containing:
- a CDS encoding response regulator; this encodes MTFINGLKSNKKQLIFVFIAFLLMVLASYFFMSRIVERHIFSNAREMLTAAEKTVSARLREMEVTVLNAALVIESDVNSGQSIDQIQKYATNMTQGFSDPQSGIAGFLGIYGMVKGEFFNGYNWTPPEGFKPEERPWYLAAMGAEAKTENRVAFTFPYVDIRTGRYVLSASKNLKNSGGEIVGIVVLDVDVNEMADYVRSLRLTSGGYGVLLGQDLRVIAYPDKGYEGKTYGNLSASHADFARSMQDEELSSGQVQNTEGANVVTFFRRTANGWYLGIATPVQSYYRDVYLMGATLTLLGLLFMSILSYLLIRLSVDKQRSDEENRGKSTFLARISHEIRTPMNSIMGMSELLLRKDLSSDFREYISIIHQSGSSLLGIIDEILDFSKIESGVLKLNPAEYSFASVIKDVVRMSRIRLVDSPLDFFVCVDPNIPARLVGDKIYLRQILFNLLNNAVKYTPSGSVSLEVRKKILDNDSLELIFIVSDTGIGIKKEDVEKIFVDFSRLNDERRQHVEGTGLGLSIVRTYCELMGGSVTVQSDYGQGSVFTARVVQGFKSGERAAVVPHPRRLRVLVHEDQSFYERSILRALEDLGVRPHNPETWEEFLEKLEHDEWDYIFVSSRRASDCFEAMAGRDRVLPLIVMTKLEAAFAFDENNCVLLPAYSLSVADAFAGYFEKPGSESHEPQTRFAIPDAEVLIVDDSPSNLKVAKELVAHYGARVETCGSGREALELVRRNRYDLVFMDHMMPDMDGVETTAAIRELGRNDPRFLNLPIIALTANVMGDQKEMLLKKGMDAFLSKPINMQRLERLLRMWIPLEKQVEAPLNEKTPESDFPEGLDIPGVNAQWGLKNMGGDFDVYRDALNMFHREAKGMIPRIEDCLKNEDFALYAIHVHSLKGMARNVGAFSFADAAAQMEEAAIYGKTETIRGKTEDLLLRLRELTENIRSALALESGESDAEGRVSIRELHLEDLKQALLDMNIRKINEFFSLYMTLKLDPQTKEAIDEIESSVLMYEYDNAVKKIDLLRRN